A region of uncultured Desulfobacter sp. DNA encodes the following proteins:
- the pyk gene encoding pyruvate kinase — protein MKRRKTKIVATISNLNCSVEFIETLYKAGMNVVRLNTAHMTHDDAKKVIENTRKVSDKIAILLDTKGPEIRTCDAETPLSVVHGDSIRITGKAGGISKDDIIYVSYPHFAKDVPVGSSILIDDGCIALKVTDKADGHLICFVENDGVIYPRKSINIPSVHVKLPALSDKDKGFIAFAADQELDFIAHSFVRNKEDVLAVKDILDEKKSSIKIIAKIENAQGVDNLREIIKYAYGVMVARGDLAVEIPTEKIPLIQKDIVQTCIELRSPVIVATQMLHSMINSPRPTRAEVSDVANACLDHVDALMLSGETANGKYPKEAVETMARIAQEVELKRSSFIDVPYSSDDKLTDYLAKAAVKSSLRLNTRGIVADSLSGKTILALAAYRGDSPIFAQVYDRKVMRRLSLSFGVFPDYIPLGTNSRESVVNSICRLIKDQNFSDDDLIIVLAGSFGPERGASFIEISNAKNFSDQCALTLG, from the coding sequence TTGAAGAGGCGTAAAACAAAAATTGTAGCTACCATATCCAACTTGAACTGTTCGGTTGAGTTTATTGAAACCCTTTATAAGGCCGGGATGAACGTGGTTCGTTTGAATACCGCCCATATGACCCATGATGATGCCAAAAAAGTTATTGAAAATACCCGCAAGGTATCGGACAAGATCGCTATTCTTTTAGATACCAAAGGTCCTGAAATCAGAACCTGTGACGCCGAAACGCCACTCTCCGTCGTTCATGGGGATTCCATTCGCATTACAGGAAAGGCCGGCGGAATTTCCAAGGATGACATAATTTACGTATCATACCCGCATTTTGCCAAGGATGTTCCGGTTGGTTCTTCCATTCTCATTGATGACGGATGCATTGCCCTGAAAGTGACTGACAAGGCCGATGGCCATTTAATCTGTTTTGTTGAAAATGACGGGGTGATTTATCCCAGGAAGAGTATTAACATCCCATCGGTTCATGTCAAACTTCCCGCCCTAAGTGACAAGGATAAGGGATTTATTGCCTTTGCCGCAGATCAGGAACTTGATTTTATTGCCCACTCCTTTGTGCGTAATAAAGAGGATGTTTTGGCGGTTAAAGACATTCTTGATGAAAAAAAATCCTCCATTAAGATTATTGCCAAGATTGAAAATGCCCAGGGTGTTGATAATCTCAGGGAAATTATAAAATATGCCTATGGGGTGATGGTGGCCAGGGGGGATTTAGCCGTCGAAATTCCAACTGAAAAAATTCCGTTGATTCAAAAGGATATAGTCCAGACCTGCATTGAACTTCGAAGTCCGGTTATAGTGGCCACCCAGATGCTGCATTCCATGATCAATTCACCACGGCCCACAAGGGCTGAGGTTTCTGATGTTGCCAATGCCTGCTTAGATCATGTTGATGCCCTTATGCTGTCAGGCGAGACTGCCAACGGCAAATATCCTAAAGAAGCGGTGGAGACCATGGCAAGAATTGCCCAGGAGGTCGAGTTAAAAAGAAGCTCATTCATTGACGTTCCTTATTCGAGTGACGACAAACTGACAGACTATCTTGCCAAGGCTGCAGTGAAGTCTTCCCTGCGGTTAAACACCAGGGGGATTGTGGCGGATTCACTTTCCGGGAAAACTATTCTGGCTTTGGCTGCCTACCGTGGGGACAGCCCTATTTTCGCCCAGGTTTACGACAGAAAAGTGATGCGCAGGCTATCTTTGTCCTTTGGCGTCTTTCCGGACTACATACCTTTAGGGACCAACTCAAGGGAGTCTGTGGTAAACTCCATCTGCCGTTTAATCAAAGACCAGAATTTCAGCGATGACGACCTGATTATTGTTCTTGCCGGCAGTTTCGGACCTGAACGGGGTGCCTCTTTCATTGAAATCAGTAATGCGAAAAATTTCAGTGACCAGTGTGCATTGACGCTGGGGTAA
- a CDS encoding SDR family NAD(P)-dependent oxidoreductase, whose protein sequence is MAGQFLLTAFEIASKNGPYLATSARDGGSFMACVSFLGGGFGFKNFETQVSPVYGGMAGLAKTAALEWKSVLCRALDLPFDQKIIKKNAEEAVALMMTRGAVEMGLDRAHCYIPELASKPVSEPVNICLDKTDVVVISGGARGVTAECAIALARQCQPKIALFGRSKPPFEEPAWLQGMDTPSQMKQAIFANAFGKEKPTPAGVEEQYRHFASNRDIKANLERIQTWGNEVAYYCVDIRDKDLVNSTMKKVTRQLGPVTALIHGAGVLEDKLICEKTPDQFKNVFETKINGLFELLSSVDQSKLKYLVMFSSVAARFGNTGQCDYAMANEVLNKIAQARQLTHPHCRAISINWGPWDGGMVTDALKREFKKRRIELIPIQAGARQMIAEMGNADGSCIEVVVGGELSSKGEEPSAVMNKALTQTFSSLDSCIIKDHKINNEPVVPLALMIDLLACGAGKNNPGLQFAGMENMHLLKGILPGNDKTVVQVDIGKCTTRDHQLFAPGRITSSGKNVLPIRHAGAQVLLTDTLPPPPVLSQPASLNLEPYGLSTDQAYDTILFHEGALQCISEICGVSPKGIEVLTTTAPDISAWYKTPHAKQWTMDPMVMDAAFQSAILWTFHNCGQVCLPAGFENLRIFKSFPREHGHPIRIVFTVNHQDQHKIKGYFTFLDDSITDDSNTVVASMMGFEAIMDSGLHDKFKPKPLFDRDKILAFAQGNPSDAFGEPYKIFDKEREIARLPRPPYFFMDAVTKADHPAWKTAPGGWIESTYKIDKDAWYFAANHSDTMPFCILLEVALQPCGWLAAYGGAALISQERLHFRNLGGKARLIRNLTRTSGIVTIRVRMTEVSRAGGMIIQNFDMDVQNKGESVYKGTTNFGFFTSDALSKQVGIRKPHAFMEIEQNGSQSEILLEDHAPLTPEDQTIGPNTGMPGKTLRMIDKITFLDFESGLHGQGVIQGEKVVDPDEWFFHAHFYQDPVCPGSLGIESFLQLMRFFLVKKFDLDPAQFAPAILENHDHEWTYRGQIIQSNSKIVVQAHISACTMDETGCSATADGTLCVDGICIYEMKNFCFFLQALTNTTDLKKVKKLSHPS, encoded by the coding sequence TTGGCCGGTCAGTTTCTGTTAACGGCATTTGAAATTGCATCCAAAAACGGACCCTACCTGGCCACCAGCGCCAGGGATGGCGGCAGTTTCATGGCCTGTGTCAGCTTTCTTGGCGGCGGCTTTGGGTTTAAAAATTTTGAAACACAAGTCAGCCCCGTTTACGGCGGCATGGCAGGCCTTGCCAAAACAGCGGCCCTTGAATGGAAATCGGTTCTGTGCCGGGCCCTGGATCTGCCGTTTGATCAAAAAATCATAAAAAAGAATGCTGAAGAAGCTGTGGCACTGATGATGACCCGGGGGGCCGTGGAAATGGGGCTTGACCGTGCGCACTGTTATATCCCTGAACTTGCATCCAAACCAGTCAGCGAGCCCGTGAACATTTGCCTGGACAAAACCGATGTTGTTGTGATTTCAGGCGGGGCCCGGGGCGTTACGGCCGAATGTGCCATTGCCCTTGCCAGGCAGTGCCAGCCTAAAATAGCACTTTTCGGCAGATCCAAACCGCCTTTTGAGGAACCTGCATGGCTCCAAGGCATGGATACGCCGTCCCAAATGAAACAGGCCATCTTTGCCAATGCCTTTGGAAAAGAAAAACCCACACCTGCCGGCGTAGAAGAACAATATCGCCATTTTGCCTCGAACCGGGACATTAAAGCCAACCTTGAACGTATTCAGACCTGGGGCAATGAGGTTGCCTATTACTGTGTGGACATCCGGGATAAAGACCTTGTCAACTCCACCATGAAAAAAGTAACCCGGCAGCTGGGTCCTGTAACGGCCCTGATTCATGGCGCAGGGGTTCTTGAAGATAAATTGATCTGTGAAAAAACACCTGATCAGTTTAAAAACGTGTTTGAAACCAAAATTAACGGTCTGTTTGAGCTTCTTTCCTCTGTGGATCAAAGCAAACTCAAGTATCTTGTTATGTTTTCATCGGTGGCGGCAAGATTTGGAAACACCGGCCAATGCGATTACGCCATGGCCAACGAAGTTTTGAATAAAATCGCCCAGGCCCGGCAACTCACCCATCCCCATTGCCGTGCCATATCTATAAACTGGGGACCCTGGGACGGCGGCATGGTCACGGACGCCCTGAAACGCGAATTTAAAAAACGCCGGATTGAGCTGATACCCATCCAGGCCGGTGCCCGGCAGATGATTGCGGAAATGGGCAATGCCGACGGATCCTGCATTGAAGTTGTTGTGGGGGGAGAACTCTCCTCTAAAGGGGAAGAACCCTCTGCCGTCATGAATAAAGCCCTGACCCAGACCTTCAGCAGCCTGGACAGTTGCATTATTAAAGACCATAAAATCAACAATGAACCGGTTGTTCCACTGGCCTTAATGATTGATCTTTTGGCCTGCGGTGCCGGAAAAAACAATCCGGGCCTGCAGTTTGCCGGAATGGAAAATATGCATCTTCTCAAAGGGATTCTGCCGGGCAATGACAAAACTGTTGTCCAGGTGGATATAGGGAAATGCACCACCAGAGATCATCAGCTTTTTGCACCAGGTCGTATTACCTCTTCGGGTAAAAACGTATTACCAATTCGCCATGCCGGGGCTCAAGTACTATTAACAGACACCCTTCCCCCACCCCCGGTATTATCACAACCAGCATCCCTGAACCTTGAACCCTATGGATTAAGTACGGATCAGGCCTACGACACCATTCTATTCCATGAAGGTGCCCTTCAATGCATTTCTGAAATCTGCGGGGTGTCCCCAAAGGGAATTGAAGTATTGACAACCACGGCACCCGATATCAGTGCCTGGTATAAAACGCCCCATGCAAAACAATGGACCATGGACCCCATGGTTATGGATGCGGCCTTCCAGTCGGCAATTTTGTGGACCTTCCATAATTGCGGACAGGTATGCCTGCCTGCCGGCTTTGAAAATTTACGAATTTTTAAAAGCTTTCCCAGAGAACACGGGCATCCGATCAGAATCGTATTTACGGTCAACCACCAGGATCAGCACAAAATCAAAGGATATTTTACATTCCTTGATGACAGCATAACAGATGATAGCAACACGGTTGTGGCCAGCATGATGGGATTTGAAGCCATCATGGATTCAGGATTGCACGATAAATTTAAACCCAAGCCTTTATTTGACCGGGACAAAATTTTAGCCTTTGCCCAGGGAAATCCATCCGACGCCTTTGGTGAACCCTATAAAATTTTTGATAAAGAGCGCGAAATTGCAAGACTTCCAAGACCGCCCTACTTTTTTATGGATGCGGTAACAAAGGCAGACCACCCGGCCTGGAAAACCGCACCCGGGGGATGGATAGAAAGCACCTACAAAATTGACAAAGACGCCTGGTATTTTGCCGCCAACCACAGCGATACCATGCCTTTTTGTATTCTGCTTGAAGTGGCCCTTCAACCCTGTGGCTGGCTTGCGGCCTACGGTGGCGCAGCCCTTATCAGCCAAGAGCGTCTGCATTTCAGAAATCTTGGGGGTAAGGCCAGGCTCATCAGAAATCTGACCCGGACCTCCGGTATAGTTACAATCCGTGTCAGGATGACCGAAGTTTCCAGGGCCGGTGGAATGATTATCCAGAATTTTGATATGGATGTGCAAAACAAAGGGGAATCCGTTTACAAAGGCACCACAAATTTTGGTTTCTTTACGTCGGATGCCTTATCCAAGCAAGTGGGCATCAGAAAACCCCATGCCTTTATGGAAATAGAACAAAATGGCTCTCAATCTGAAATACTACTTGAAGATCATGCGCCCTTAACCCCGGAAGATCAAACCATCGGGCCCAATACGGGGATGCCGGGAAAAACCTTGAGAATGATAGATAAAATTACATTCCTTGATTTTGAATCTGGGTTGCACGGCCAGGGGGTGATTCAGGGTGAAAAGGTTGTTGATCCTGATGAGTGGTTCTTTCATGCCCATTTTTACCAAGACCCGGTCTGCCCGGGCTCCTTAGGCATTGAATCATTCCTTCAGTTGATGAGATTTTTTCTGGTCAAAAAATTTGATCTTGACCCGGCACAGTTTGCCCCGGCAATTCTTGAAAACCATGACCATGAATGGACATACCGGGGACAAATTATCCAAAGCAATTCAAAAATTGTTGTCCAGGCCCATATAAGCGCCTGCACCATGGATGAAACAGGCTGCAGTGCAACAGCAGACGGCACCCTGTGTGTGGATGGAATCTGCATATATGAAATGAAAAATTTCTGTTTCTTTTTACAGGCATTAACCAATACGACGGATTTAAAAAAAGTTAAAAAACTGTCCCACCCGTCATGA